The Longimicrobium sp. genome includes the window TTGGGGCGGTCGGCCCAGCCCTGCACCTCGTACACGCCCCCGCCCAGCGCGCGCACCGCCGTCCCCTCGCCCCCCAGTTCGCCGAACCGGACGCGGCGGGCGAACTCCGCCGGGCTCATCTCCCTGCGATGGATCTTTCGCCACTCCTCGTACCGCTCGCGCATCGTCCCCTGGCACACGGCGAAGGCGCGCGCGTGCTCGGGCGGGATGGACGGCGCCTCCTCCACCGCAGCCGGCGAGCGCCACCAGCAGCAATCCCGCGTAGGCTGGAGTGCGCATCGCTCTACCGCTCGCCTGCGGGGGCGCGCACCAGCTCGCGCATGCGGCCGACGATGGACATCCCCGACCTGCCGTAGTTGGAGAGGACGATGGCCGTGTAGCCGTCCTCCAGGAAGAGATCCATGTTGGTGCTCGTCCCCTGGAAGCCGCCGCTGTGCCCCACGATGCCGCGCTTCGCATCCACCGAGAAGCCGTAGCCGTACTCCGGCGACGCGGGCTTGGGCGTGGTGAGTACGCGCACCATCGCGGGGGAGACCAGCTTTCCCGTGCGGAACGCCTCGGCGAAGCGCAGCACGTCTGGCGCGGTGGAGTAGCCGCCGCCGGCCGGCCCGCCGCGGTAGGGAAGGTCGCCGACGTGGCTGGTGTAGGCGCCGGGGCCGCGCTCGTACTCGCGGTCGTAGCCGATGGCCGCCACGGGCGGGATGCGGTCCTTGGCGTACCAGTGCGTGCTCCGCATACCGGCGGGCGCCAGGATGTGCTGCCGCACGTAGTCGAAGTAGCTCTGCCCGCTCGCCCGCTCGATGACCTTGCCCAGCACCAGGAAGCCCGTGTTGCTGTAGTCCCAGCGGCTCCCGGGGGTGAAGGCCGGCTCCGAGTCCTCTGCGTAGCGCAGCATCTCGTCCACCGTCGCCGCGCGCGAGTTGCTGATGCCGGGTCCCAGGTAGCTCCCCAGCCCCGCCGTGTGGGAGAGCAGATGGCCGATGCGGATCTCCCGTGCGGCGCGCGGGCTGGGGAAGTCCGGGACGAACTTGGAGAGCGGATCGTCGAAGGAGAGCTTCCCCGCCTCCACGAGCTGCGCGACGGCGACGGCGGTGATCATCTTGTTCATCGACGCCAGGTTGAACGCGGTCTCCAGCCCGTTCTTGCGCCGCGCCTCCTTGTTAGCCTCTCCGTACGCCGCGGCAAAGAGCGGCTTGCCATCCTTTGCCAGCATCACCACGCCGGAGAACGCGTCCGCCTCCGCCTGGCGCCGGACAAACTCGCCGAGCGCCTTCACCCGCTCCTGGTCGGTGCGCGGCGTCGAGGCGGCGCGCCCGGCGGGGGCCTCCGCGGGCTGGAAGGTCATCCCCGTGATGCGGTGTGGAGGCGTGGGCTCCACCTCCACCGCGATCTTCAGCCACTCTTGGGTAAGATC containing:
- a CDS encoding serine hydrolase domain-containing protein — translated: MLRRLPPAPSCFVLLALAACGGGREEARSPAAARAAEVVALINSGDRSAAREYIDESYATSFRDFAPTPQHLGILSDLHTQRKGLRIERMAEPKPGTAEVLAQSDLTQEWLKIAVEVEPTPPHRITGMTFQPAEAPAGRAASTPRTDQERVKALGEFVRRQAEADAFSGVVMLAKDGKPLFAAAYGEANKEARRKNGLETAFNLASMNKMITAVAVAQLVEAGKLSFDDPLSKFVPDFPSPRAAREIRIGHLLSHTAGLGSYLGPGISNSRAATVDEMLRYAEDSEPAFTPGSRWDYSNTGFLVLGKVIERASGQSYFDYVRQHILAPAGMRSTHWYAKDRIPPVAAIGYDREYERGPGAYTSHVGDLPYRGGPAGGGYSTAPDVLRFAEAFRTGKLVSPAMVRVLTTPKPASPEYGYGFSVDAKRGIVGHSGGFQGTSTNMDLFLEDGYTAIVLSNYGRSGMSIVGRMRELVRAPAGER